One window of the Balaenoptera ricei isolate mBalRic1 chromosome X, mBalRic1.hap2, whole genome shotgun sequence genome contains the following:
- the YIPF6 gene encoding protein YIPF6 isoform X1, which produces MAEAAESPGDPGTATPRPLFAGLSDISISQDIPVEGEITIPMRSRIREFDSSTLNESVQNTIMRDLKAVGKKFMHVLYPRKSNTLLRDWDLWGPLILCVTLALMLQRGSVDSEKDGGPQFAEVFVIVWFGAVTITLNSKLLGGNISFFQSLCVLGYCILPLTVAMLVCRLVLLAEPGPINFMVRLFVVIVMFAWSIVASTAFLADSQPPNRKALAVYPVFLFYFVISWMILTFTPQ; this is translated from the exons ATGGCGGAAGCGGCGGAGTCTCCAGGAGACCCGGGGACAGCAACGCCCAGGCCCCTG TTTGCAGGCCTTTCAGATATATCTATCTCACAAGACATCCCTGTGGAAGGAGAAATCACCATTCCCATGAGATCTCGCATTCGGGAATTTGACAGCTCCACATTGAATGAATCTGTTCAGAATACCATT ATGCGTGATCTAAAAGCTGTTGGGAAAAAATTCATGCATGTTTTGTACCCAAGGAAAAGCAATACTCTTTTGAGAGATT GGGATTTATGGGGCCCTTTGATCCTTTGTGTGACGCTTGCATT AATGCTTCAGAGAGGCTCTGTAGATAGCGAAAAAGATGGAGGGCCCCAGTTTGCAGAAGTGTTTGTCATTGTCTGGTTTGGTGCAGTTACCATCACCCTCAACTCAAAACTTCTTGGAGGAAACAT ATCCTTTTTTCAGAGCCTCTGTGTGCTGGGTTACTGTATACTTCCCCTGACGGTGGCAATGCTGGTTTGCCGGCTGGTACTTTTGGCCGAGCCAGGACCAATAAACTTCATGGTCCGGCTTTTTGTGGTGATCGTGATGTTTGCCTGGTCTATAGTAG cCTCTACAGCTTTCCTTGCTGATAGCCAGCCTCCAAACCGCAAAGCCCTTGCTGTTTATCCTGTTTTCTTGTTTTACTTTGTCATCAGTTGGATGATTCTCACCTTCACTCCTCAGTAA
- the YIPF6 gene encoding protein YIPF6 isoform X3 has product MRSRIREFDSSTLNESVQNTIMRDLKAVGKKFMHVLYPRKSNTLLRDWDLWGPLILCVTLALMLQRGSVDSEKDGGPQFAEVFVIVWFGAVTITLNSKLLGGNISFFQSLCVLGYCILPLTVAMLVCRLVLLAEPGPINFMVRLFVVIVMFAWSIVASTAFLADSQPPNRKALAVYPVFLFYFVISWMILTFTPQ; this is encoded by the exons ATGAGATCTCGCATTCGGGAATTTGACAGCTCCACATTGAATGAATCTGTTCAGAATACCATT ATGCGTGATCTAAAAGCTGTTGGGAAAAAATTCATGCATGTTTTGTACCCAAGGAAAAGCAATACTCTTTTGAGAGATT GGGATTTATGGGGCCCTTTGATCCTTTGTGTGACGCTTGCATT AATGCTTCAGAGAGGCTCTGTAGATAGCGAAAAAGATGGAGGGCCCCAGTTTGCAGAAGTGTTTGTCATTGTCTGGTTTGGTGCAGTTACCATCACCCTCAACTCAAAACTTCTTGGAGGAAACAT ATCCTTTTTTCAGAGCCTCTGTGTGCTGGGTTACTGTATACTTCCCCTGACGGTGGCAATGCTGGTTTGCCGGCTGGTACTTTTGGCCGAGCCAGGACCAATAAACTTCATGGTCCGGCTTTTTGTGGTGATCGTGATGTTTGCCTGGTCTATAGTAG cCTCTACAGCTTTCCTTGCTGATAGCCAGCCTCCAAACCGCAAAGCCCTTGCTGTTTATCCTGTTTTCTTGTTTTACTTTGTCATCAGTTGGATGATTCTCACCTTCACTCCTCAGTAA
- the YIPF6 gene encoding protein YIPF6 isoform X2, with protein sequence MRLFAGLSDISISQDIPVEGEITIPMRSRIREFDSSTLNESVQNTIMRDLKAVGKKFMHVLYPRKSNTLLRDWDLWGPLILCVTLALMLQRGSVDSEKDGGPQFAEVFVIVWFGAVTITLNSKLLGGNISFFQSLCVLGYCILPLTVAMLVCRLVLLAEPGPINFMVRLFVVIVMFAWSIVASTAFLADSQPPNRKALAVYPVFLFYFVISWMILTFTPQ encoded by the exons atgaggcTA TTTGCAGGCCTTTCAGATATATCTATCTCACAAGACATCCCTGTGGAAGGAGAAATCACCATTCCCATGAGATCTCGCATTCGGGAATTTGACAGCTCCACATTGAATGAATCTGTTCAGAATACCATT ATGCGTGATCTAAAAGCTGTTGGGAAAAAATTCATGCATGTTTTGTACCCAAGGAAAAGCAATACTCTTTTGAGAGATT GGGATTTATGGGGCCCTTTGATCCTTTGTGTGACGCTTGCATT AATGCTTCAGAGAGGCTCTGTAGATAGCGAAAAAGATGGAGGGCCCCAGTTTGCAGAAGTGTTTGTCATTGTCTGGTTTGGTGCAGTTACCATCACCCTCAACTCAAAACTTCTTGGAGGAAACAT ATCCTTTTTTCAGAGCCTCTGTGTGCTGGGTTACTGTATACTTCCCCTGACGGTGGCAATGCTGGTTTGCCGGCTGGTACTTTTGGCCGAGCCAGGACCAATAAACTTCATGGTCCGGCTTTTTGTGGTGATCGTGATGTTTGCCTGGTCTATAGTAG cCTCTACAGCTTTCCTTGCTGATAGCCAGCCTCCAAACCGCAAAGCCCTTGCTGTTTATCCTGTTTTCTTGTTTTACTTTGTCATCAGTTGGATGATTCTCACCTTCACTCCTCAGTAA